A genomic region of Pseudomonadota bacterium contains the following coding sequences:
- a CDS encoding TlpA disulfide reductase family protein: MPSIATRPRPRARALPFILPLLVGLLGAHSTLANDAPNWQLTDATGQEYAFHQEHPKGPSIVLFWATWCPYCKALMPHLQSMLEEYQGEKPLRIFAISYREDGDPLQYLERQGYSFIAFPEGGDVPASYNVSGTPGLFVVDETGRIVLDIYQVTSRMAEDPNWDALNNRQKAARRAPYWGARIREALDTLYGAR; encoded by the coding sequence ATGCCATCGATCGCCACCCGCCCCCGACCGCGCGCGCGGGCGTTGCCGTTCATCCTACCGCTGTTAGTGGGCCTGCTCGGTGCCCACTCGACGCTCGCCAACGATGCGCCGAACTGGCAGTTGACCGATGCCACCGGCCAGGAGTACGCATTCCACCAAGAGCACCCGAAGGGCCCTAGCATCGTCCTCTTCTGGGCAACCTGGTGCCCCTACTGCAAGGCGCTGATGCCGCACCTACAGAGCATGCTGGAGGAGTACCAGGGAGAGAAGCCACTGCGGATCTTCGCCATCTCCTACCGCGAAGATGGTGACCCGCTCCAGTACTTGGAACGCCAGGGCTACTCGTTCATCGCTTTCCCGGAAGGCGGCGACGTACCGGCCTCCTACAACGTCTCTGGCACGCCGGGGCTGTTCGTGGTCGACGAGACCGGGCGTATCGTCCTCGACATCTACCAGGTGACCTCGCGCATGGCGGAAGACCCCAACTGGGATGCGCTGAACAACCGACAAAAGGCCGCCCGACGCGCGCCCTACTGGGGAGCTCGCATACGCGAAGCCCTCGACACGCTGTACGGCGCTCGCTAG